Genomic segment of Malania oleifera isolate guangnan ecotype guangnan chromosome 7, ASM2987363v1, whole genome shotgun sequence:
ATTATGtcagtttttatttaaattttaattgattaaattagagTATATGACTATGGAGATATTATGTCAACTTTGATTTAAATACATTTGAGTTAAATTATACTATGAGAATTTGATCACATTtaggatttttcaaaatatattaggaattaaatttaaatatgagaagtTGATCAtatccatatttttttttatctaaatctaccaaatatatatataataaaaatttcacATGCAAGTCATGAAATTTTagttattatataaattgtgtggcatgagttattttattgcacaattgagcaaatttgaaattttatagttatatttattatgtgattTATAACAAATATTGAGGCAATTTTATTACAACCTGTTtgttgagaaaatgatgaaattatgatattattttattgcataaattgcaattatatgttttgAGAACCTTGATGGGCCGGATGTGGtggatgctcggtaccgtaactatagaGGAATATAAGTGTAGCCACACTCTTGTGGAAGTGTTGGCGATAGATAATCAGTTTGGCCTGAGTGGGGTTATACCCACTTATTTCCGGACCAAAATGTGGTAGGCAAACTGATTTTACAGTCATAAACTTTTGACTtaactttggtcgaccaaccaatgttaagtccagttttcagaCCACACAATCCATCATAGGGGTTAAACATTACATGCATGGCCCAGAAGTTGTTCTTTTATACCTATTTTTGTATTTATGTGACTTTGGCCATTAAATAGGCCTTTATGTTGTTTTGGAGAAAAGTAcgattatttatttaaatatgtgtTTCAAAGTTTATAAATGCAATTTCTAGTATAGTAaggttatttaaaattattattaaattatttctacactaaaactcattttagTCACACAATGATAATAATTTAATCCTTACTGCACCTCTATTTTTATCAAACATTTCAAATACCTGGAGAAGTTTAGCCGAAATCAGAGTAGCGTAGCGAAAGTGTAGGTAGAATTAGAAGGAGCAgtttagattaaatattaaattgttatttttatatattttataatttctaaGAATGAATtgaatttgatattggagatattgttataATAAGGCTTCTAGTACTCTAATATAATAAATTTAAAGTCTTTTGTTGTATAAAATTCAGGTCACTACATTTTTTTTCATGAATCAATAGTTCCCAAACCAATCCGATATTTGTAGTtatttacaatatatattatttatattatacatTAATATACAATAATTTATATAATCTATCTTAAAGTTACAAAATAGTATGcattaaatatttttgggtaaTTAATTCGTATATATAAAGTGTAAATGCACACACTAAATTAAGATTcacataaaatatttaaattttcttttaaaaaattataataattttataattgaTTTAGATTAGATAACTAAACCAAATCGTCGATTAATTGGACCAagttcaatttgatttttgaaagttCAATTCAAGTAACTAAACCAAGAACACCCTTATATATAAGGGTAAAAGACACTAGTCTTTCTTGAAATTTGTCTTTTAAGTTTCGAAAATCCCAAAGACCTCTTTTGGGATTTCAAAAATCTTACAAACCCCTCTAACATTTGTTTGTTAGGACATTTACACTCCTCAAAactatctttttacaaaatacaaagAAGGCCAATGTCTTTTTGATAAATCTTagaataattttataaaattcctGATGCCTCAATAGGGATCTCAagttctctctattttttttaatgagcAATAGGAGAGATTAATATCTTTTACCCTAATAACAAACTTGAGCATAGAAATGGTACGTGAAATATTGAAAATgttcaaatactgaataaaatgtttCATTTTCTTGAGCTTTCAAATGCGGGTATCGACAATGCGCCTCAAAAGATGCACATTCCAAATCAAATATGCACACCCATAGAAAGATGTGTTGATTATTTGCTAATGAATTTAGTTTTCAAATCTTATTACAATTTAGATGTAAAATGCAAAGAAGGCAACACAATAATTGACTTCTTTTAATGAGAGAATATACACAGGAACAAGAATTAAAATATTGAAATGCATATAGGTGTTGCTATCATTTTTGAACGGCCAAGCAATGAAAGAAAGGCCTATCCTTTTGACAATGCTCTAAGATGCATAAGCTTAATATCCTaagatattcaaatatcaaagaCTTGCTAAGCATGTTGTTGGTTCTGAAACAATTCTATCAACCCCAACCTGTTTCGGAATCGTTAGCATGTATGATAATAAGTTTTGTTTAAACTATTGTAACCAATGCAAAAGAGTTTTTGGAAAACTAATTCAAGTAgtaaaaattaagtaaataaaggtataaccaaaaattgaaaaggatgaaaaatcctatttgtTGTATGGGGGTGATGGTGAAGAATAAAGTTATTAGAAAATGCGTCGCATTTTCAAAGATCCACACGAGAGACGGTACTAAAAATGATATAACATGGTTCAAACAAAAGGAAGCTAGCTATCCGCAAGAAATAATCTTGAAAAAGAAACACAACACCACCTATTTCTTCCCATCTAAACCAATGAAGGGAATAACCCAACCTTTTTCTTCACTTCTTTATTTCTTCCCAGAGGCATCACAAGAACCAATGAGAGCTTCTCAGTCTTCAACTCGTTTATCTGCGCCTACAATCAAATTCCAGTGTTTGAAATTAAAAGTGTGAAATATCGGAAACTAATAAATAACATATAAAAAAACAACACAACAAAGTACTTTGAAAAGAAGAGCAAAGATCCATGGGATTTTGGACAGTATATTAACAACACGGGATTTTGGACAGTATATTAACAATAATCAGCGATTTTGTTCCATCCTACATCGCTGCAGTACAATTCATTTTCAACAATTTCATTTGGATGGTACCTCACGCCAACAATTAatttttgggggagggggggggggtaagagGAACGAAAAGGAGTGCATAAGTGAGATGGAATTTTCTTGATAGAAAAATGTAGGTTTCCCAACAAAAAATCAATCCTTTCAATAGTGGGATAAAAATGATGGGAGAGAAACTGTTAAATTGGGCaggatcatttttgttttcttccaTTTTCCTGTGTGTATTAAAATAACACATTCATATATCAATTCTGCTCCTTATCCAACCCCATATCCTGTGGTTCAAAAACTCCCAAGAACACTATCAGGTCTCATCTTTTGGAATGCCTTAATCATCAACATTGGATCTCATAAAGCTGAAATTCTAATCCTAACATCACCAGATTTTCTACTCTTATCAACGGATATCCCATATTTAGAAGTACTACATGATGCAGCAAGTATATTCAGCTTTTCTATCATGGCAATTAACAGAAATTTTCACTCAGAGAAGAACAAGCAacagaaaataaaggaaatacaATAATTCATTACCTCAAACTACTCAATGCTCAGGTTAGCATATATAAAACTTACAATTAGGCTTAAACAGAAATTGTTGCTCTCAGCTCCTCCGCCACAGCATCAATGAACTCTTCAGTGTTCAGATAGTGGTTCCTTGAAAGCCTACACCGTGAATGAAAATCTTACTAAAGGGGTGGGTGGATGAATATATAATACTCTGTGCATGTGTGCACATGTATATAAGTAGCTTACTTAGGCCCATGGATGATAAGAGCAAGATCCTTAGTCATCTTGCCAGATTCCACGACTCCAATACAAGCTGATTCCAGTTTCTCTGTGAAATCCAAGAGTCTAGCATTGTCATCCAATTTTGCCCTGCAAAAGAGAACATAATTATCAGCCAAATGATCCCGTGATCAGTAGAAAAAATGCATTAAATAAGTCATCAAAAACAGAGAATGCAGAGTAATAAAAAATTATGAGAGCTATAATCTCACACCTGTGTGCAAGGCCTCGTGTCCAAGCAAAAATTGAGGCAATGCTGTTTGTGCTGGTTTCACCACCCTTTTGATGAACCCTGTAATGACGTGTAACTGTGCCATGGGCTGCTTCAGCTTCTATGGTCTTCCCATCAGGGCATACCTGAATCCATTCAGGTAAAACCAGAATCAGCATCCACATAAAGAAAAAGTAATAAGGCATGGAGAGCTACGTTATTTCTCTCTTTAATGTGCATTAAAAAAACTGAATTTTATGTCTGTACCCTGTCCATAACGTTTAAATTCCTTTCAAAAGAGAAGATATTAACTACTTAGGAACATAAATGAATAtaagaaaaatatcaaaatgtTTTATCACTAGAAATTGAGAAGTTTGGTTATGAGATAAAAGAGAGCTTGATTAGTTTAGTGCAGTTCGTCATTTTAGCCCTATAACTAACTGAGAACGGACTATTTTAAATGGCAAATGGCAAAAGATGAAAAGAATCTAGAAAACACATCAGGACAATTAGAAAATCTGAAAACATGAGAAGGTTATGAAAATTCCGTGTGGCATAAAGGGAACATAGGCAAACCCTctttacacacacacatgcatgagACTGttggaaattaagaaaaaaagCATACCAAAACAGAAGTCATCAACCCAAGCGATCCGAAGCCTGTAATCATGCAAATAGATGGTTAAAATCAAGCAAACCATCATAAGCAAATATTTCACATATGCTTCTCAAAACAGCAATATTCCAAGGAAAATTTATTAGGTACACCTGGTGTACCACCTAGCATGCTGACTGGTACACCAAGACCAATATAATTTTACCATGTGTATTGTCagacaaaaatatatatatatataattgcccAATTTAGTTAAAATAAAGATACATGGTGAAATCATATTGATTCTAGTGTACCAATCAGCATGCTAAGTGGCAGCTGTACCTAAAATCTTCTCCTATTTCAAGTATGCTTGCACTTGTGCTCACCCACACATGTGCGcacagaaaaaaataataataatagaaatacaACACTGCAGATCCATATAACAGATATTCCTGCAATCATAAGCTGTAAAAGCATGTCTATCAACCTTGAGCTAAGAAATCACTCTGCACATCACCATCATAGTTCTTGCATGCCCACACATAGCCTCCTTCACTCTTCATAGCATAAGCAACCATGTCATCAATGAGTCGATGCTCATACCTATTCAAATAAAGTCACAATCAACCACAACAATTATCAACTGCAATAATAACCATGTATGCCAGCATAAATTAGCTCCTCACCATATCCCAGCAGCCTCAAACTTTGACTTCCATCTGGCCTCGTAAACATCTTGGAATATGTCCTTAAATCTTCATCAATCAGAAGAATATGAATGCATATAATTTAGAGAAGCAACAATAACCAAGAAGAAGCCAGCCAAGCAAGCTACATACCTTCCATCATATTTCTTAAGAATAGTGTTCTTCGTGCTAAGATAGAGTGGCCACTTTTTCTCGTAAGCAGTGTTCATTGAAGCCTCAGCAAAAGAATATATAGACTGCACTCACAGTTCCAAGTACAGAGAAACAAAATAAGAAGCCTGCAGAAACCAAGAAATTTTACTCCAGCCATCCTAGcataccccccccccccgcccccctctGGTAGGACATGCCATGAGTTCTCATGCCACCAAGTAATTTGCAGAGTCCAAACCTCATCAGTGTTATACATGGATAAAGCTACTCCTCCAGAACCAGTAAAGTTGAAAACCTCCAACTCAGTCTTTTCACCTTGTCCTTCCGGTACTGCAAACATATTAAGCACCACTTTTCATAACCATTCATTGTAAAGAACAAAATATGAAAGTGATTGGAGACATTTTCAAAGCATTAACTAATCTGAAACAATGTATCTGTCCAGATAGCAACAAAGCAGGGAAAGTACTAACCAAAAACCAGCTTGAGTTTCCCTCCTCCTTTGATGACTGTATCAGTTGCTCGATATTGATCACCAAATGCATGCCTGCCAATGCATATTGGCTTTGTCCAACCTGACAACAGCACCAATTAGCATTGCTCTATTCAGAAATTAAAATCATCAAACAGATATGCCAATAAACAGTGAATACTTGGGACAAGGCGAGGAACGTTTTTGCAAATAATTGGCTCTCTGAAGACTGTGCCTGCAGCAAGTACCAATCACAATTCCCATCATAAACAATATGCATgcatgaatcaagtgaacaactAGAAAATCAGACTCATAGCCACAATGTCATTTACCATTCAAAATGTTCCTAATTGTCCCATTTGGACTCTTCCACATGTGCTTCAACTCAAACTCCGTCATACGAGCTTCATCTGTTACACACCaaaccaaaaaattttaaattttttcaagtCTAATAATGATAAGGTAGTGCTCAACCCATAATTACAGAAGATATAATAGCACAAAATGTAAAACAAACATTTCTTTGAAAATAAATTCATCTAATAGTACCAGGAGTAATTGTTGCACACTTGATTGCTACATTGTACCTGTAATGACACCCAATTATCACCAAAGCAAATATACTTGGAACTAATAGAGCAAATAAATTTATAACAACATTCAAAAATGAAGAGAAGGCAAATAAAAACTAATATGATTAAGAATAAAAGAACGGTAAAAGTTGCAGAATTGCACTAGCAACAGGCTTCTTAAGCACAGAAAATCTTTGATTTCTTATTAATCAGGCCAACAAGAAGCTGTCCAAAAACTAAAAACCTCAGCAGCAAAGAGAACAGCAATATATCTCACTAATCATACAGCAACTGAATCATTATGGACATACAGAATCATACATACAACAATGGTATCTGAGCAAAGAATAGGAAAGCAGAAAATAAGAGATAGACAAACCAAAGTTTCAACTCCTAAAAAAAGCCTTCTTTGAAGGGAAAGGGCATTGTTCTAGAACTAGAAATGCTAACTTGTAGTAAAAACAGAACTTAACATAACAGAACCTAAACATACTTAAGGGTTGCTTCTGCACTT
This window contains:
- the LOC131159720 gene encoding isocitrate dehydrogenase [NADP] — translated: MAFEKIKVANPIVEMDGDEMTRVIWELIKDKLIFPFLDLDIKYFDLGLPHRDATDDKVTIESAEATLKYNVAIKCATITPDEARMTEFELKHMWKSPNGTIRNILNGTVFREPIICKNVPRLVPSWTKPICIGRHAFGDQYRATDTVIKGGGKLKLVFVPEGQGEKTELEVFNFTGSGGVALSMYNTDESIYSFAEASMNTAYEKKWPLYLSTKNTILKKYDGRFKDIFQDVYEARWKSKFEAAGIWYEHRLIDDMVAYAMKSEGGYVWACKNYDGDVQSDFLAQGFGSLGLMTSVLVCPDGKTIEAEAAHGTVTRHYRVHQKGGETSTNSIASIFAWTRGLAHRAKLDDNARLLDFTEKLESACIGVVESGKMTKDLALIIHGPKLSRNHYLNTEEFIDAVAEELRATISV